In Piliocolobus tephrosceles isolate RC106 unplaced genomic scaffold, ASM277652v3 unscaffolded_23461, whole genome shotgun sequence, the sequence CTGCAGCAGCGCTCACCTCACGCACTTTCTCAGGGAAGCGCAGCCCACCTCGCCCCCCGCAGGCTCTTCTTCATCCCTCAGAGCCCCCCATGGCCTGGGCAGTCCATCATGAGTGTCTGCACCACACGACTGTAGACGTTTGGCTTCTGGACTCAAATCCTTCACCAGACCATAACCAGGAGGGCAATGACCCGGCCTCGGCCTCAGCCCCCTGCCTGGCCTGCACTGGTACAGCATTGGTCTGGGGAGTCCCTGCGACAGCAGGCATGGGGCTGGGGGGCTCGCCTGCTTCCCTCTCCCTGCTGGTTCTGGTGGGCCCGGGGATGCGGGCGGTGATATCCTGCAGGCCACTGTGTGGATGGGGATGGCTGCGGGCTGGGGAGGGCCCCGTCTCCCACCTCCCTGGGCTGCCTCATTTCCTCCCTGATGCCCTGATGACCCTGGTGTCCTAGACAGGGCCTGGAGGTGCTGGTGCCGGGAGAGCCCGCGCTGGATGGATGAAGGAGTGAGTGCTGTACTTAGCGGGGGGCGCTGAGGGCTGGGTGGGGAGCCCAGGACCTTTCCTCCTGCTGCCCGGGAGGCAACACCCTGGGCCCCTGGAGTCTGCATTCCAGGAGAGCCGGCAGAccacagagaagggagaaaacGGGCGgagggccaaggcgggcagacacATGGAGCAGGGACCGGGGACAGGGCTTATTTAGCAATCAGAGAAGGCCTCAAGGAAGAGGTGACGTTTCAGCAAAGACCTGGCACTATCTCCACTCTCGGTGGGGCAGATGGGCTCCCTTCAGCCCCCCTTGAGGCCTGGTACCTGGGACCCTATGTCAGGCTCGGGGCCTTGGcgtgggaagctgaagtgggggTAGGAGGGGCGCGGATGAAGGGGCAGGAGGGGCCGAGTCTCACTGATGACTGTGTTAGCCTTGTCTCTTGCCATGCCTCCGTTTCCGTCCTTCCCAGGGTGGGGTGGATGACTCTTGAGGACGTGTCTGAGAGCGTGGGGTTGGAGGCCTGTACCAGCAGGTGTAGGCGCTGTGTCTGCTCTTGGAGGCTGGGCGTTCTTGGGGAGTTGGGGAGGGAACGTGCTGTCCCTGTGCTGTCCCTGCACCCTGGAGCCCCCATGCCCTCCTGGGGCACCTGGGAGTGGAGGATGCAAGGGGCTCCTTCTTCTTTGAAAGTCCCATGCAGCTCTGTGGGCTGGGGGGGCTCTGTATGTGGGGGGCATTCCCGGCAGGGGGTACTGAGGGCCAAGGATATGAGTGCAGCAGGGAGATAGCAGAGAGGGCTCCTCACCCAGGCTCCAGCCGTGGGGTGGGAGTCCATGCTCCTGGGTGTCTCTTGGGGGCTTTTCCTCCACTGGGCGCCACCTGGTCCCCCACCCTGCCTCAGAGTATTGGGGTCTGGGGCTTGGGCTCATCCACCCCGGACGGTGGTCGGCGGTGCACCTGCCTCTGGAGCTCGGGATGCTTGGTCCCACAGGGGCGCACACCACAGCCTGCCTAACCTCACCCCTGTCTGCTCGCTCTCCAGTGCTGGCCTGCGGGCCACACACTTTCTAGTCGGGGTGCGCGTCCCGGGCTCCTGCCACCGCTTCCTGTGGCCAGCCACCCTGCCAACTCTTCTGCAGGTCAGGGTGGGCACGATCCCCAAGGTCCTTTCCACCAGATGCCACTGAGTCCCCCAGGGGCCAGGGCTGGACCCTGGAGGGAGTCCCCGGCAGAAGTCAGGACCAGGAGGGGCTTGGGGCATTCCTGGGCCAGGCGTCCAGCAGATGGGCTTGCTGGAGGTGGGAGTTCCTGGTGTGGAGCGGGAGCTCCCAGAGGGGGTGACCGGGACCTGCTCTGGGCAAGCACAGGCGGTGCGTGACAGACCTGGGTTTCCACTGGCTGCACCACGTCCAGCAGCAGGAAGGGGCCACAGGGCACTAGTGTCGTCACATGGGTCACAAGGTTCCATGTGATGCGGGGAGTGAGGCCATCACGAGGGACTCACTGGTGCCTGCCTTAGGGCTCTGGGGCTGTGGGCCGCCTCCGTGCAGTGGTCTCCCCACCGCCAGGCTCTGCAGGGCAGGGAAGCCCAGTGGGGCACAGGGAGCcaggaggctggggtgcagggtcCACAGGGAGACCGGGTGAGGCCAGCAGCCTTCCCAGCCCGAGGAGCGTCTCTGCAGGGGGAGTAAGAGCTGCCCTTCCACCCTCCCGGGGGATGGGCGGGGGCCTCTGGGCTTTTCCCATCCCTCACACGGGAACGCAGCCCTGGTGGGCCTGTGACTGAAACTGGCCAGACCGCATTCTGGCGGTTTGATTCAGAAGGGAAGTTTACACCGTTCAGCAGAAGTTGAGATGGGACCAGGAAACCCACAGGGCCCCTTTATTCGGCAAAAATGTCAGCGCCACGGGGAGCAGCCGGGGGTCCCTGAGTGTGTGAGTGAGGTGGGGAAACACAGATGCACTTTGGGGGGCTCCCCCTGCTACAGGAAACCCATGGCCGACTGGAACGGTGCAAGGGGAGAACTCGCCCCTCCCATCAGGCGCCTCCGTCACACTGGCCCTTCCCCTCGGCTTTGCCTGGACAGCTCTTGCCTCCCGCAGGGCCCACCTGTGTCCCCCAGCGCTGCTCCACCCAGCAGGCCTGAGCCCCTTTCTGCTCCCAGACACCCACTGCTGCCCACTCTCCTGCCACTGGGGTTCTGAGGCACAGCTTGTCACACCGAGGCggtttctcttttgctttctcttttagcCGACGGTCGCAGCAATGGCGCTGAGTTCCTCTGCTGGAGTTCATCCTGCTGGCTGGGTTCCTGGGCTGCCAGTCTGAGCCTGAGGCATGGAGCCTCCTGGAGGCTGGGGGTCTTCTCCCTGGAGACCCGCCCCCAAAGCCGACATCTTGACGCTGGTGAGCCTCGCAGATCCACTTCTGACCCCAGGGCCTCCCAGAGATTTCTTCCCCATGCCCCTGTCCTGGCCGTTGCTGGGTCCTGCGTCCAGCCTGTCCCCGGCTGCCCGGGGCTCTCGGGCCAACCCAGACCCCCAGCACTGGGCTTACCACAGCCCGACCCAGCAGACCTCTTCCTGTGTGTGCTCCCCGCTCACCACTCCATCCACGGGCAGCTGGTGAGCCCCCATTTGGCAGGATGTGGGCACTTCTGGGGGCTGGGTGTCTCTGGGCGTCTCTGGGCGGGGCCCTGGAGCAGGTGACCCAACTCTCCGGCAGCCCTGACCTTGGTGACAGGTGATAAGATCAGTGTGTGCAGCAGGGGGCTGGACAGCGGTGGGGACACCCTCCATGCTCATGTGACCCTCCGTCTGTCCATCCCCTTTCCCCATCAGGGGCTCCCTACTGCCCACGAGCCAGCCCAGGAACGAGGCCACAGCAGAGCCACCCTCCCTGATGTGACCCACTGTCTGGCTTGTGAGCCCCTGGGGCCCGTCCCTGGCTGCCCCTGCTGGCTCTTCGGGGTCAGCAGATCCAGCCTAGGCCAGCAGGGGTCCGACAGGTTGTCTGCCCAGTGGGCTCAAGGCTCccaggtgtggggtggggggtccCTGGCGAGGGCAGAGTGCCAGTTCCCAGGGCTTCATGCTGCAAGGCAGGGTCATCACGGCTGGAGGAAGGGCGGTCCCTACTCGGTCCCGGGCTCCACGGGTCGGCAAGGTTGTCCCATGAGTCTGGCCTGGGGCCCGCTTCTCTCCTCTCTACCAGGCACTGCTGCTCCTCCCCACTGCACAGAGGGGAGACTCAGGCTGTGACGCCAAGTCTGGCAGAGCCCACAGGGGCAGCCAGGACATCTCCCAACACCTGTCCTGACCCCCTTAGGTGCTGTATCTCACCTTCCTGGGATCCCCCTGCTACGCCCCAGCTCTGCCCTCCTGCAAACAGGACGAGTACCCAGTGGGCTCCGAGTGCTGTCCCAAGTGCAGTCCAGGTATGTGCGGCCCTTTGGCGGCAGCTCCGTGGGCCAAGGGCAGACAGCCCTGTCCTGCCCCAGACACCCCTGCGTTCTCTGCTCCCTGGCCATGGGTGTGGGCCCAGGTGCACGGACATTGAGGGCAGGAGCCCCAGGTCAGCAGCTTGGACTCTTCACCCTGGGGGACCCTCACACTGCCCGAGGAGTGGTCTGAGAGGCGTGGCTGACCCGCCATGACCAGAGACACGGGCTCATACCAGAGCCAGGCCAGGTGTCCCGGGAGGCCCCACGTGCTTCCAGAACTTTCTGATCTTCCCCAGAGCGGCTCCACTCATGGCTGACGGGCTGCTGTGTCCCGTGGGGAACAGCTCATGGGCCGTTTGAGTCCCCTTAGCTGGTGTCTCCCTGCTCGGGCTCCGGGCGCAGGCGGAATGGTGGACGGGCTCCCGAAGGGGCCTCCTGCAGACTTGCGAAGTTGCCACTCTCTGGGCGGCAGGTTTCCACGTGAAGCAGCCCTGCGGGGAGCAGACGGGCACGGTGTGTGAACCCTGCCCTCCGGGGACCTACATTGCCCACTTCAACGGCCTGAGCAAGTGTCTGCAGTGCCAAATGTGTGACCCAGGTAGGAGGCCAACACAGCCGACCCAACCTCCACTCGGGCACCCCACACCCTCTCTCCATGACCACAGTGCCCCAGGAGGGCCCTGGCTGCCCCAGGCCAGGTCCCGACCCCATCTCCATGAGTGCACCCTGCGGGGGACGCCTTCAGGCCAGCCTCCGGCCCCCCCGTCTACCTCTGTCTCTCCTCTCACTTGGTCACATGGGCCATCAGGTGGGCCGTCCTGAGCTTGGCGACTGACCATTAGCCCTCGTCCTTGGCTCCTCTGGTGCCCTGGGTGGGTGCCCAGACCTCTCCTGTTCCCACGTCCCTAGCTGCAAAGTGGAGTGGGGTGGTGCTGGGGCTCTCCGGCCGGCACTGGGACCTGCTGCTTCCCCACAGGGCTTCTTGTCCCTTTCTCCTCCAGATATTGGTTTCCCCATGACCTCAGGGGAAGGGGTCACCTGCAGGCTGGTGCCCACCTGAGTCCAGGCAGACAGAAAGGGGAGCCAGACCCAGAGGCGTGCCTTTGAGTCACTGAGCGCAGAGCCTGTCCATGCAGCCAGTGGCTTTGTCCTCTTGGAGCCTCATGCCAGGCTCAGCATGGCAAGTGCTCTCTGGGCTCAGGCATCTGCAGGACAGGGCTGATGGCACACCTGGGGGCAGGGCCTGAGCCTACACAGAGGCACGAGGCAGGTGGGCTAGCCACGAACAGAAGAGGAAGCTGGAGTGCTTTGGGGGTTCATGCGTGCAGGCTGGGATTTGGGGCTCACACCTCAACCTGCGTGCCCCCTTCCATGCCCCTCTCCTCTTGTGAAAGCACCTGTCTGCCTGGGCTGAGGATGTGGGGGCACAGGTGGCAGGTGAGGCTGCCCTCAGGAGGGTCTCAGGCCCAGCTGGTACCTCCCCTCCACCAGTACCTGAAGAAGTGGGGCGCTCACCCTACCTGCCTCTGCCATTGGAATGGCCTGGTTTGCATAGATGGGAAACCCATCTGAGGGGCAGGTGTCTGGGGTGGGCATGTGGGGCGAGGACCTGCCTGAGTTACCCTGTCCTGGAACTGACAGTGCAAGCTTGGCATCCTGCCCATCTGGCAGAAGGCTGGTTTCTCCAGGAGGCCTGGCTCCCATTAACAACACCCTCCCAGGATCCTCCTTCAGGCCCTCATCCCACACGCAGCTCTGCCGTCCCTTGGTGTCCCTCCCAGCCTCAGGTCCTCCATGCCAGGCACCTCTGGGCACCTCATTTGGCTGAGCCAGGGGTTCAGCCTGGCCGGGGGCCCTGGCAGCAGTCCTTGGTCTGTGGATGGTGTCCTGGCCTCCACGTATCCCTCTCAGCCCCTCCTCTTGGACCCCAGCCATGGGCCTGCGCACAAGCCGGAACTGCTCCACGACAGAGAATGCCCTGTGTGGCTGCAGCCCAGGCCACTTCTGCATCATCCAGGACGGGGACCACTGTGCCGCGTGCCGCGCTTATGCCACCTCCAGCCCGGGCCAGAGGGTACAGAAGGGAGGTAAGCAGTGGGTGGCGGACATCCCTCCCATTTCCACCCTGGTCCCTAGTGCCCCGCTGTCTGGAGCCCCAGGTCTCCTCGACATCATGGCCTGCCCAGGGGCCCTGGTGAGACAGAACCTTGGCCAGCACCAGGCCCACCCGCTTTAGCCCTGTCCTGGAAGCAGCCCAGTGGGGAACAGGCaatggaggtgggggagggggcagggaaagGCCACCCCAGGTGGCTCCACCCCGGGGTTCTGGGACTCCCCAGTCCCCAGGCCTCACTCTTGGGTCCCAGGCATGGTGCCTGGGTTTATGGGAGTGACCACGGTCAATGCCACTGTTCAAGCTAAGTCTAGGAGGAGTAAGTGTCCAGCCCTGGCCTGGCACCTGGCCGGGCAGCCCCCACAGCACTGCAGGATGTGGACACAGAGGGACTCCCAGACTCATGAAATTCCAACTACTCAAGGTCCAGGACAGCCAGAGCCACCGCCCCAGGCCTCACCTCTGATACTGCCAACAGCGGGCCTGGCCCTCCCGGCCAGGCCTCCCATCACCCGCAGAGCACCCAGGTCTAGAAGCTCACGGACAAGCAGTCCCTAGCCGCCAGCCCCCTCCCCGCCTGGTGCCCTCAGcatcctctgcctgttactcTCTTCTCAGGCACTGAGAGTCAGGACACCCTGTGTCAGAACTGCCCCCTGGGGACCTTCTCTCCCAATGGGACCCTGGAGGAATGCCAGCATGGGACCAAGTAAGTGGCCGCGGGGGAGGCCCAGCGCTGTGCCCTGGGGAGGGGGCTCCACGTTGCTTCCCTGGGAGATGACCGTCTTCTCCAGCAGAAAGGCCTGAAGGTTCCACCCTGGATGGCACCCTGGTTACATGCCTGCGTCCAGGAGAGCTGCATGGCTGAAGCCTGTGTGCCC encodes:
- the TNFRSF14 gene encoding tumor necrosis factor receptor superfamily member 14 isoform X2 — its product is MEPPGGWGSSPWRPAPKADILTLVLYLTFLGSPCYAPALPSCKQDEYPVGSECCPKCSPGFHVKQPCGEQTGTVCEPCPPGTYIAHFNGLSKCLQCQMCDPAMGLRTSRNCSTTENALCGCSPGHFCIIQDGDHCAACRAYATSSPGQRVQKGGTESQDTLCQNCPLGTFSPNGTLEECQHGTKCSKWLVTEAGPGTSSSHWVWWFLLGILIVTVIVGLIVVGLIVRVKRRKSRAEKTGGRR
- the TNFRSF14 gene encoding tumor necrosis factor receptor superfamily member 14 isoform X1, whose product is MEPPGGWGSSPWRPAPKADILTLVLYLTFLGSPCYAPALPSCKQDEYPVGSECCPKCSPGFHVKQPCGEQTGTVCEPCPPGTYIAHFNGLSKCLQCQMCDPAMGLRTSRNCSTTENALCGCSPGHFCIIQDGDHCAACRAYATSSPGQRVQKGGTESQDTLCQNCPLGTFSPNGTLEECQHGTKCSKWLVTEAGPGTSSSHWVWWFLLGILIVTVIVGLIVVGLIVRVKRRKSRGDVVKVIVSVQRKRQEAEGEATVTEALQAPPDITTVAVEETEPAFTGRS